Proteins found in one Prosthecobacter sp. genomic segment:
- the crcB gene encoding fluoride efflux transporter CrcB, which produces MRNVLLVFLGGGIGSVLRYFTVIGAARLLPRSVFPWGVFTANIFGSFILGFLFALPAMKEKGSGPWLFAATGVLGGYTTFSTLSNDSWLLLVNQHSWLALLNAFGSILLGVTAAALGWWAGSKCA; this is translated from the coding sequence ATGCGCAATGTCCTTCTGGTCTTTCTCGGCGGCGGCATCGGTTCGGTGCTGCGTTACTTCACCGTCATCGGCGCAGCCCGGCTGTTGCCTCGTTCAGTGTTCCCCTGGGGTGTCTTTACCGCCAACATTTTTGGCAGCTTCATTTTGGGCTTTCTGTTTGCGCTGCCTGCCATGAAGGAAAAAGGCAGCGGCCCCTGGCTGTTTGCAGCTACAGGAGTTCTCGGGGGGTATACCACCTTTTCCACACTCTCGAACGATTCCTGGCTGCTGCTGGTGAACCAGCATTCCTGGCTCGCACTGCTCAATGCCTTCGGCAGCATCCTCCTGGGTGTCACTGCCGCTGCGCTGGGGTGGTGGGCGGGCAGCAAGTGCGCGTGA
- a CDS encoding KH domain-containing protein gives MDAPEALREFLSYVVANLIDHPQQAAIAIGTNVNGAVTYRVQLAQDDVRHVIGKNGMTISAVRSLLNTAAAKHGVKISLKVGSAREEDAEAGTPTPDSQA, from the coding sequence ATGGACGCGCCGGAAGCCCTCCGCGAGTTCCTTTCGTATGTGGTGGCGAATCTGATCGACCACCCGCAGCAGGCGGCCATTGCCATTGGCACCAATGTGAACGGTGCCGTCACGTATCGAGTGCAGCTAGCACAGGACGACGTGCGACATGTGATTGGCAAAAATGGCATGACCATCAGTGCTGTCCGCTCCCTGCTGAACACGGCGGCGGCAAAACACGGGGTCAAGATTTCCCTCAAGGTGGGTTCAGCACGCGAAGAAGACGCGGAAGCCGGCACCCCAACACCAGACAGTCAGGCGTGA
- the rpsP gene encoding 30S ribosomal protein S16: protein MAVVIRLRQEGAKGRPVFRIVAADKRFPKEGRFLEILGTYDPQKGIKGATLKLDRVNAWIAQGAKPSDTVASIIKHAPVTA, encoded by the coding sequence ATGGCAGTTGTTATCCGTCTCCGTCAAGAGGGCGCCAAAGGCCGCCCTGTCTTCCGTATTGTTGCGGCTGACAAGCGCTTCCCCAAAGAAGGCCGTTTCCTCGAAATCCTCGGCACCTACGATCCTCAAAAGGGCATCAAAGGCGCCACCTTGAAGCTTGATCGCGTCAACGCGTGGATCGCGCAGGGGGCCAAGCCCTCCGACACGGTCGCAAGCATCATCAAGCACGCTCCGGTCACGGCCTAA